CACTCTCTGACACGATAGGGACAGCATCGCCTTTTGCCATGATGTCACTTACTTTTACAGTCAACCGTCGTCCGAGTGATCCTTTGGGATGGGTCAGCGCAAAATCTCTTTGTGTGAAATTTTTCACCTGCATCAACGCAATGGCAAGGGCATCTCCCATGGCGAGCATAGCCGTTGTCGAGGTTGTCGGTGCCAGATCATACGGACAAGCCTCTTTTGCTATGCCGGTATCAAGTGTGATATCCGCTTTCTGGGCAAGAAAAGAGCGGGGATTGCCAGTCATCGCAATAATTTTTGCACCAATCTGGCGGAGTGCCGGGATGATAAAGTTCAGCTCCTCGGTTGTGCCGCTTTTCGAAAGACAGATGACGGTATCGGTATGACCGACAATCCCAAGATCTCCATGAGCGGCATCTGCCGGATGAAGAAAAAGGGCTGTTGAACCAGTTGATGACATCGTTGCGGCTATTTTTTGTGCAATGATACCTGATTTCCCCATACCGGAGATGATGATTTTTCCCTGGCATGATGCAAGAAGTTCCACGGCAGCCGAAAAACTCTCATCAAGTCGTTCGGCTATCAAATGAATGGCGCGGGCTTCCTGATCAAGAATTATTTTTCCAAGCGCTGTAATTTCCTGTTTTTGGGATGGTATGCTCATGGTCTTCTGGCAGAATTGATGCTTCAATGAAGAAAAGATGGTTGGTTACTATTTTGATAAACTCTAATATCGGCTAAATTGAGCAAATACCGTTTTCTTTGCTAATCGACATAACCCGATTTCCCATGAGTTGGCTCGTTCTTCTGGGTATTTCCCTGTTACTTTTTTTCCTTCTGGTTTTTTTGCTCACCAGGTTTTTGGGATATATGAAAAAAGAGCAGAATCTGCAGATAGAATCATTTAGAGACTCGATTATTGACAAAGACAACCCTGTCGGCCTGTATGGAGATGAGCTTGAAAAACTCAAGCAGCAGCAAAATGAGGCGCAGCGCCATCTTCAGGAGGTGATATCAAAAATTCCTGTTATTCAAAAAGATGGCAGGTTTCAGATTGATGAGGAGGCGATACGACAGCGCCGGGCAGCCGCTCAGGCCAATGGAACCTCTGCGACAGCAAACGATGGTACCGTTTAAGTATTTCTGATTTTATTTGTGGCATGTTCTCAAAGTTAAAGCTTCTTTTCAAAGATACCGTCATCTACGGTTCAAGTACGATATTGGCCCGCAGTCTCAATTATCTGCTGGTTCCCCTCTATGCAAACAAACTTTCAACGTTTGACAATGGGGTACAAACCATCATTTATGCCAATATTGCTCTGGCAAATGTTCTTTTTTCCTATGGCCTTGAGACCTCATATCTCAAGGTCGTTTCCGATTCGGCAGATCATGAGAGGGATGAGACGCAGCTTTTTTCAACAGCTTTTCTGACACTTTTCCTCACCTCAACCCTGTTTGCTGTCGGCATTGCGCTTTTTGCGCCGCTCCTTGCCCAGCTCATAGGGCTCTCTGCGGGAGATTATCTTTTTGTCCGCTATGCAGCCCTTATTTTATGGCTTGACACCCTGCTGGTCATTCCCTTTGCAGAACTTCGCCTCAAAAGAAAAGCCTTGCAGTTTGCCATCGCCAGAGTAGCAGGTGTGGTAGCGGTTGTTATCAGTGCGGTGATTCTTATTGTTCCCCTCAATGCCGGTTTGCCAGGCGTCTTTATTGCAGAGGCATTCGGATCCCTGATCAGCCTTCTGCTGGTCATTCCGGTTCTCCGTCAGTTCAGGCTCTTTTTTTCAGCCGACCAGTTGCGTTCCATGCTTCGCATAGGGCTGCCCTATGTGCCGACAGGGATCGCCGGACTTCTGATTCATCTTATTGATCGCAATATTTTAATTCGCATATCCCCCTCAACAATTGAGCGTATTTATGGAAAAGGCTACCAGCCCTCCGATATTGTCGGTATTTATGGAAGAATTGCTGCGTTTGGTGTGGTGCTCCAGCTCTTTATCCAGGTTTTCCGCTTTGCGTGGCAGCCTTTTTTTCTTCAGCACTCCAAGGATCCGGATGCAAAACAGTTGTTCCGGCATATACTGAGTATTTCAACCCTTTTCACCATGTTCCTGGCGCTTGCAGCCACCTTTTTTGTGCCTGATCTGGTTCGCTATCACTATGGTGGAAGTTTTTACCTGCTCCCTCCCCGCTACTGGATCGGGCTATCAATTTTGCCGTGGATTTTTTTGAGTTACGTTTTTGACATGATCTCAACCAACCTCTCTGCAGGACTTCTTATTACCGGAAACACCCGTTATCTGCCTGTCGTCACCTTTGCCGGCGCTGCTGTAACAGCGTTTTTCTGCTGGTGGCTTATTCCTCTGCGAGGCATGGATGGCGCCGCTTATGCTATTGTGGCAGGAACGGCTGTCATGTCTGTTGTCATGGCCTGGTACTCACTAAAAGTTTTTCCGCTCCGCCATGACTGGCTTAAACTGTTTTTGCTGCTTGTAACGGCTGTTGCGATGGCATCAGTTCAGTTCCTTGCAGGGTCTGAGCTGCCCCAGGCCGGGGTTGTTTTTGCCTTCAAAATCGGGTTGCTCACCCTCTACCTTCTTATTGCAGCGGCCCTTTTTCGTCATGAGGCGCGGCTTGTTGCTGTTAAAGCAGGGCAAAAATTCCGCAGGAGGTGATTACTGCCACTCTCAGCGACCCGGAGATGGGTTCTCTCCCCACCGCTCACTTCTGTCAGGCCGCTTTCGTGCAGCAATACGCTCCAGTATTATCCTCAGCGAATCCCGCTGTCCGGGTGTACACACCTTTGCCAGTTCATGAAAGTGAAAGGCAAGCTGCCGTTCTACGGCTGCGTGACGGGAACCGATATTTCCAGCAATGCTCTCTATTTTTATGGTATCAGGCTTTTCTTGCAGAGCCTCCTGAATCAGTTGTTTTTTCAGCAAGGCAATTGCCTTCATTTCAGCTCCGACGTTGTGAAAATGTTCCTTTCGCAGTTTATCAAAACTGATCCTCTGCGACTCATCAAGGTCAAGCTGCCTGCTAAACGAGAGGCGCTTTTTGTTATGGATTACCGATTCGGTTCCGGGTATCAGCCTGCAACTCTCACGCCACCACAACGTAGCAAGCAGCGTCACATTGAGCACAGCGAGCAGCACAAGCGCTGTCGTAACAAGTCGTCTTGAATCAAGAAGGTTCATGGCATCCTCAAATCAGATTCTCCCTGCATAAGGCAGGAATTTCGTATCATCGTTTTCATCGGCTCTTTTTTGTATTGTGTCGCTTCAAGGATACTCCTCCCCCCCTGTTTCTGTTGCGGGAGAAGTGGTCGCAGCAGTCTGCTCATAGTAGGCAAACTCCTGACTGCTGTAGTCATCATTCTGACTGTCAAGCAGTTCACTGACAGCCCCTCCTGTTACCTGACGGTTACCATCAAACACCGATACAAGCGCTGAACCGAGATTAACAACAAGCAGGAGAGCCATAAATGCCAGGCGAAAATCAAGACGATCGCCCCTTCGAACCCTGGCTCCCTCTCCGAATTCCCGTTCCACTCTCTCCATCAGCCGTACCCTGAAGAGATGGTGCACCTCAAGAGGCTGCAGCTCATCAAGTAATGCCATGGTCTCAACGACCCTGGCCTCTATATTTTCATCACATTTTTTCATCTGTACACTCCTGTTTCATTGTGTAGGACGACAGGTATGTCAAAACCTTGTGGCTTGAAGAAAAAATCACTGTTCGCTATAGTAGGCATAAAGCTTATCGTGAAGGTTTTTTTTTGCCCTGTGCACCAGGGATTCGACCGCTGATACTGATGTTTTAAGGAGATCAGCGATTTCCTGATTACTGTACCCCTCCTGTTTGCTGAGAAGAAACGCGGTTTTTTGACTGTCGGGAAGCGAATTCAGGGCATTTTGCAATATTCTTGCCTGCTCGCTTCCTGCCAGAGCTTCGGCAGGATTATCCGTGGTGGGGGCAGCAATCTCTTCAGAGGGATCAGAAACACCGATAATTCTTTTCAATGAGCTGAACCGCTTTTTCCTCTTCAAGCGACGCAGGTGATCAAGCGACTTTGTGACGGCGATTCGGTATATCCATGTCGAGAGTTTTGCCTCTTCACGAAACTGCTCAAGAGAGCGAAACACCTCAACAAAAACATCCTGAGCAAGATCCTCTGCATCTTCTCGATTAAAAACAAATCGGTAACAGGTATTGACCACCATCTCCTGATGTTCGGCAACAAGGCCTTTGAACAGCTCTTCGCGGGCTCTCATACCTGACACAAGCCTCTTCAGGCGAGTTTTGCAGCAAAGGCAAGAACTTTGTCAACCTTCTCCTGTGAGTCAGCCTCACAATAGAGACGCAGTATCGGTTCTGTGCCGGATGGGCGGATAAGCATCCATCCACCTTCAAAGTGATATTTGTAGCCATCGAGATTACTGAATTTCAAAACTTTATAACCGGCGATGGTTGCAAGATCTCCCTTTGATGCGCGGTCGATAATGGCCTGTTTTTTTGCATCACTGACATGCAGATCGTGGCGATTGTAACAGAAAAAGCCATACTCATCATAGAGTTCCTGAACCAGCTCCGAAAGAGTCTTTTCGCGGCGCGTCATCATCTCAAGGATCAGCAGGCCAGTATAGACGCCGTCCCGTTCCGGCAGAAACGCCGTAATACCTATGCCGCCCGACTCTTCACCACCCATGAGGATATTATTGGTTGTCATGAGTTTGCTGACATGCTTGAAGCCGACCTGAAGTTCATGCATGAGCAGATGATGCTTCTCGCAGATTTTATCAATGACATCGGTCAGCGCAAATGTTTTGGCGACCTCACCGGTCTGATGCTTCTCCTCGACCAGATCCTTGAGAATAATGGCAAAGAGTTTATGGGAGTCCACAAAGGCGCCATGTTCATCAAGCATACCAATCCTGTCGGCATCACCATCATTGATAATGGCGACATCAGGTTCAACCTCCTTGAAAAATTCGATAAACTCACCGATATACTGAGGCATCGGCTCAGGATTGATCCCTCCAAACCCCGGGTTGATGCTGCAATGGTAGCAACTGAGCATGGACTCATCAAACAGGCTGGTAAGAAGATCCTGTCCGGCGCCATGCATGGCATTATGTGCTATCTTGATGCGTGATTCGCGGATCAGGGGGAGATTGATGCTGCTTTTCAGGTAGTTGAGATAAAATCCCTTCATATCGACCAGCTCAATCAGCTTTTTGTCGGGTACAAGAAGGGTTTGCGGATCGATTTCGAGAAGATGGCTCTCAATTTCAGCAATGACCTCCGGGTGCGCTGGACCACCATAAGAGGCTTTAACCTTGAATCCATTATAGATAGCCGGATTGTGGGAGGCCGTGATGACAATACCACCAGCAAGCTGCTTCGCTTTTGTATAGAGAGAGACGGCAGGTGTTGAGGCAAAACTATCAGACAAAAAGACCTTAAGCCCCTGCGATGAAAAAACTTCCGCAGTATATTCAGCAAACTCTCTCGACATGAAGCGTGTATCGTAGCCAACGCACACCCCCTTCGCCCTGTTCGGGTGGCCGAGAAAATATCGGGCCGAGGCCAGTGCTGCAAGTTTGAGGTTGTCAAACGTATAATCTTTTGCTATAATCGCGCGCCATCCGTCAGTACCGAATTTAACTTGCATTCTTTATTGAATTTGATATAATAAAAAAGAGCCACATCGCTCTAAAATACAGATTCCCGGTCGTTCATCCAATTATCTCTCTTTTTTGATGTCAAAAAAGCTTTTTGTATTAGCAGGTGAGCTCTCCGGTGATATGCATGCAGCCGGAGTCATCACTGAACTGCTGAAAGCAAGGCCTGAACTCAAGGTTTTTGGTATCGGTGGTGAAAAACTGCGCACTCTTGGAGCAGAGTTGCTCTACGACACTGCGCAGATGAGCATCATGGGTTTTCTTGACGTGCTCAAACATGCCGGATTTCTTCGTCGGGTTATTCGGGAACTCAAGGAAGCCATACGTCGTGAAAAACCACAGGCAGCCTTTCTTGTTGACTATCCAGGCATGAACCTCATGATGGCCCGTTTTTTTCATCAACTCGGTATTCCGGTTATCTACTACATCTCCCCCCAGGTTTGGGCATGGAAAGAGGGTCGGGTAAAGGCGATCCGGCGTGATGTTGATCGGCTCCTTGTTATCTTCGATTTCGAGGTTGAATTTTTTCGACGCCATGGTATCAATGCAGAATTTGTCGGTCATCCCGTTATCGAGCAGCTTGCAGAACTCTCACTGCCATCCAGAGAGCTTTTTGTACAGAGATATAATCTGGCGCCGGATACCCTTCTGATCGGTCTTCTTCCAGGAAGTCGCAAGCAGGAGATTGCTCACATTTTACCGGAAATGCTGAAAGCAGCCCGTCTGCTGAGCCAAAATTACCGTGTGGTTTTTCTCTTCGGACGCGCACCGCACCTCGACGAAGAGGTTTACCATGCATGGTCGGCATATCCGGATCTTTCCGTTATCAACTGTTCGGCTTATGAAGTCATGCAGTACAGCGATCTTGCACTGGTCACCTCTGGTACCGCAACGCTTGAATCACTCTGTTTCGGTGTACCAATGGTAGTTGTCTACAGGACAGGATGGCTTAATTACCTGATTGGTCGTCAGTTGGTAAAGCTGACAAGCATTTCACTTGCCAACATTGTAGCCAAAGGGCTCGGAAGCAGCGAAAGGGCCGTGCCCGAACTTATCCAGCATGAGGCCAGTGGAACGGAGATATACCAGACTGCCTGCACAATCCTTGACGATCCCGAAAAAGCCGGCACGATGCGCCGCGAGCTGCTTGCAGCAAGGGAAAGGCTTGCCAGCGACTCACCTTCACACAAAATTGCGGCGATTCTGCAGGAATATCTTTAACATGATGGAGAATTGTACATCCGTTGGCCCGAAAAGCCGGAACTCCATCTCTTCCGTCATCAGGGTTTACGACTCTTGTTCGTGATCAATAAAAAAAGCTGATACTATGGAAAAAGCAGTTGCATACCTCGTTGGTCATCCTGTACTCTTTATCATTGCCGTCATCATTTCGATCATGATCCTCTTCTCCTTTCTCAGAAGGGTCATGCGGCTCTTTTTTGTTGTTGCAGCCATGCTCATCCTTTATGCCGCCTGGCTCCATTTTACCGGAGGCAACATTCATCAATCCTTTCACCATATCGAACAGGGGTTCCAGAGTGTGATCCATGTTGTTGGAGAGCTGTTCAAGTTCCTCCTTGATTTTTTGAAATCTCCCCAAAAAGGGGGAGTGTAACGCTCAGTTTCCACTTGCAGCAACGTGACGCAGAACTTCCTCGCTTTGCAGTAACCGGTCGTAATACCCGTATTGCTCCATTTTGTCCGATGCAGCCAGATTTGAACTTAAAATTTCGGATTCGGATACATCTGTTTTGGAAGCAATCATGAACTGTTCCGCCATGTCAGAGTAACCCGGATCACCCGGGTTAAAAATAGCGGCTATTATGCCCCCTCCATACTCATCACCAATTTTCTGCGGCGCTCCAGACGAGCATACTGCCAGAGAAACCGTTCCGACAGAGGTAAGCAGCAATGCTTTTACCAGTCTGCAGGAATCATCATTTCCACATATTTTCATAGTGTCATAACTTTATCGTTACGCTATAACAGAGAAGTCTTGCGTTTAGCCTCAATAACCGGTTTTAACTCTACGCTTTTATCGTGTTTTGCCCGTTATGAGCAGGGCTCGTTTTTCAAGCTCCCCTGCGGCCCCATCCCTTCCTGTTTTCCGGTAAAGGAGCGCAAGATTTTGAAGAATTTGTGCAATAACGGGGTGATCGGGGGAAAGTGCGCACTCAACAATAGCGATCGAACGGAGATAGAGTGGCTCAGCCTCGGCATGTTGGCCTTTGGCATCCAGAATTACAGCAAGGTTATTCAGGCAGGTCGCAACGCTTGGATGAAGAGTGCCGAAATTCTTCTCCCTGATTGCAAGTGACCGTTTAACGCAATCCTCAGCCTCATGATCGTCTTTGCTGGCGAGGTACCCTTCTGCATGGTTGTTCAGGGCGACCATATGGCTGTCGTGATGCGTTGCATCAACATTCTCCATGATGGCCATCGCATCGCTGTAAAGAGGCGCGGCCTCGGCATGGCGGCCTCCAGCAGAGTAAAGCGCCGCAAGGTTGTTCATGCTTATTGCTGTATCAAGGCTTTTCGGGCCAAAGAGCCTCTTCGTGATGTCGAGAGCTCGGAGATAGAGCGGCTCGGCTACAGCATACTCTCCCTGATCGGAGTAGAGCAGGGCAAAATTGTTAAGAGTCAGGGCAATATCGGGATGAAGGGGAGGAAAGAGCTTTTCCCGTATGTCGAGAGAACGGCGGTAAAGAGGAGCAGCTTCACGGTATCTGGCCTGAATGCGAAACAACTCTGCCATGTTATTCAGACTTGTTGCGATATCGGGGTGAAGAGGAGCAAACAACTTCTCCCGTAGAGCCAGAGAACGGGTCAAAAGCGCCTCGGCCTGTGTATACTTGCCCAGGATAGTGTAAAGCACCCCAAGGTTATTCAGGCTTGTTGCCAGATCAGGGTGTTCAGGAGTGAGTACTTTTTTCCTGATGGCGAGCGCACGTTGGGAGAGAGGTAACGCTTCAGCATATCTTCCCTCACTTTTGTAGAGTGCCGCAAGGTTACTCAGACTCGTTGCGACATCAGGGTGTACAGCGCCAAAGAGCTTCTCCCTGATTTTCAGTGAACGTATGAAGAGAGGTGCTGCCTCAGCGTATTTTCCCTGATTTTTTTTCAGGACGCCTGTGTTGCAGAGGCTCAGGGCAACATCGGGGTGTTCCGGGCCAAAGAGCCTCTCCCTCATGGCCAGCGCACGGCGGTTGCAGGAGTCGGCCTCTGCATACCGGCCCTGAATGCGCATCAATTCTGCAAGGTTATTGAGTGTCGTTGCAACTTCAGGATGATCAGGGTGAAGAGGGCCAACAAGCTTATCGTGAATGGCAAGCGCCTGGCGGTAGAGTGGTTCGGCCTTTTGATATTGTCCGAGGGTAAAGTAAAGCCCTGCAAGATGGTTCATGCTCAACCCTGTATCATGATGCTCGGTACCGAGAAGCTTTGTCAGGGTGGCCAGCGCAACCTCGTGGAGAGGAAGAGCTTCTGCCATGCGGCCCATGCTGACGTACAGCTCTGCAAGATTGTGCATACTTTTTGCCACATAAGGGTGTTGCAGGCCAAAGTTTTTTTCTCTGATGGCCAGTGCGCGCATCGACAGTGGCAACGCTTCAGCATATTTCCCCTCACTTTTACAGATTAATGCAAGGTTGCTCAGACTTGTGGCTACTTCAGGGTGAAGAGGGCCAAGCAGCTTCTCCCTGATGGCCAGCGCCCGGCGGCAGAGCGGTTCAGCTTTGGCGTACCTTCCCTGATTGTTATAGAGGAGTGCAAGGTTGTTCAGGTTTGTGGCCACCAAAGGGTGTTCAAGGCCAAAAGCGCGCTCCCGGAGAGCAAGAGCTCGCAAAGAGAGAGGTTCAGCTTCAGCATACCGGCCTTCAGAGCGGTAGAGTTCCGACAAGTTGTTGAGCGCCCTTGCTGCATCTGGCTCGGCGCTGCCTGGATTGTTTTCCCAGATATCAAGAGCACGGAGGTAGAGTGGTTCAGCTTCGGCATACCTTCCCCGGTCATAGAAAACTCTTGCAAGATTGTTCAGACTCTGGGCAATATCGGGGTGATTCTCTCCGAAAAGTTGTTCCCGGATGGCAAGCGAGCGTTTGCAGAGAGACTCAGCCTCTGCATAGTGACCCTGCATATAGTACAGCTCGCTCATATTGTTCAGGATCAGGGCAAACTCCGCATTGAGAGAACCGAACATCCGCTCCTGTATGGCAAGCGCACGGGTCAGAAGAGGCTCTGCTTCGGCATATTTTCCTTCGGCATTGTATAACATGGCCAGATTGTTGAGACTCACGGCCACATCGGCATGATCGGGGCCAAGCAGCTTCGTGCGAATATCGAGAGCCCGGAGGTAAAGTGGTTCAGCCTCAGCATACCGTCCCTCGACAAAGTAGAGAGCCGCAAGGTTGTTCAGGCAGAGCGTCAGATCGGTTTGAGCAAGGCTGGAATCCGATACCTCAAGCGCTTTCTTGGCTTTGATGATCTCTTGTTCGTAGCTTTTTGCCGAATAGAGCCTGTCGGCATCGCTATTGACTGCCGCATGGAGCGTCTCGTTACACTCAATCGTGAAAAAGATGAAAAGGCGGACAAAAATTGCCAGAATCACCCCGGAAGTGAAGAGAGACGAAGGCGCCTTTTGAGAGCTACCCTCAGGTGACTGACAGGGCGTCAATCCATTGCAGCCGAAAACGCACATGTACAGAAGAGAGAGCGTTGCCTGAAAGATGTTGATGATCCTGACCCCGGACGACCCCGGACGCTTTAAAATACGAAGTGTTTGGCTGAAAAAAAACCGGAAGAGTACTTTTTTTTTATCGATTGGGCCTGCTGTGGCTATGGCAAGTGAGTGCGCCCGGTTTGTATCAGGAGAGGCCCGGGGGGCGCGACAATGCTCCTGTGGGGCAGCTTTCAGCCATGACGGCAATGTCGATAGCTCCATCAAACTCCTCAAGCATCCGCACACAGATGCCACAGTCAACGCACTTTTCGCGTTCCATGCCCATATCGGCATTTTCTGCCCGGTAAAACCCCTGATGATCATGCTTTTGTGCAGCTTCAACGGGCAGGTAACGGGAGGCGAGTACCCGCAACCGACAATCGTTGACGGCATTGCAGCGGCATTGCAGGCAGCGCAGCGCCTCCTCACGGGCCTGGGTTTCCGTGTATCCTGTAACCACTTCGCAGAAGCTGTTGGTGCGATCGGTCGGCAGCAGTTCAGCCAGAGCCACCCTTTCTGCCGGTTCAGCCTTGTCGTAGAATGCCCCTGGAGCCTCATCACGCGCTCCATAGGAGGAGTTAAAAGAGGCTTTCGGAACCGTAACGGCTTCATCCCCCAAAAAAAGGTTGATGGCATAAGCAGCCCGTTTTCCCTGCTCAACGGCCTGGATGGCCGTATCAGCCCCGGTTACACAATCTCCACCTGCAAACAGCCAGGGTCTTGCCGATTGCAGGGTCTCGGGGTGAACCAGCACTTCACCGTGCTCCGTGCTGCCGATACCGGCATGATCTGCTACAGAGCGGTCAATCTGCTGCCCGATAGCCGAGATGACCGTGTCGGCCATGATGGTGAATTCCGATCCCTCAACAGGTACCGGTCTCCTTCGCCCCGATTGGTCAGGCGCGCCTGGCTTCATCATGATAGCCGTTATTTCAAGAGCATCATTCAGCCTCCTGATTGCAGTCGGGGCAGCCCATTCAACAAGCGAGATCCCTTCAGACAGAGCCTCATCGATTTCAGATGCGTTGGCAGGCATCTCTTTTCTTGAACGGCGGTAGAGGATGGTAACCGTAGAAGCTCCAAGACGCATTGCGCTTCTTGCCGCATCAATGGCGGTGTTGCCTCCACCGGTAACGACGACCCGCCCCTCCAAATGAGGCTGATCATCTAAAGCAACCCTTCGCAGAAAGGCGATGCCGCTCGTCACGCCAGGCTCATCTTCACCGGCAATATGCATTTTCGAAGCCTTTTGGGCGCCAATCGCAAGAAAAACAGCATCAAATTGAGCCTGAAGCGTTTCAAGGGTGACCTCTTGACCGAAAGTGGTATTGAAACGGAACTCCAGACCCATCTCGAGCAGGGGAGCAATGTCACTGTCGATAACGGTTTCAGGAAGCCGGAAGCGGGGAATGCCGTAGCGCAGCATTCCGCCAGCCTCCTCACTCGACTCGAGAATGGTCACCCCATGTCCCTTGCTGAGCAAAAACCAGGCAGCGGAAAGGCCGGCAGCTCCGGCGCCGACAATGGCCACTTTTTTCCCTGTTTTCGGAGCAATTTCAGGGATGAACCGCTCGGGTTGCGCCGAATCCCTGTCGGCAGCATAGCGTTTCAGGGCACAGATCGAGACCGGCTGGTCTACACCGTGCCGGCGGCACTCATCCTCGCAGGGAGCCGGGCAGATACGACCGAGAATTCCGGGGAGAGGAATGCTCTGCTTGATAATCCGTATGGCCTCACGCTCATCATGGCGGGCAATGGCCGCGACAAAATCCGGGATATTGCAACCTGCAGGGCAGGAGAGCTCACAAGGCCCCATGCAATCACCTCCATGCTCTTCAATGATCCGTTCAAGGCTCTGACGCCTCATGGCGCTGATCTCCGCGTTGTCCGTTTCAATAACCATCCCCTCGGAAGCCAGTGTATCACATGCCGGAACAAAGCGATTTTTGCCCTTGATCTCAACAATACACATCCAGCACGACCCCGTCTCGTGCAGGGAGTTGAGAAAGCAGAGCGTTGGAATCGTGATACCAGCCTCCGCAGCCGCTTCAAGAATCGAAGTTCCCTGTGCTGTTGTAACTGCCTGCTGATCGATGATAAGAGAGAGCTGCTTCATGGGTATAAACAAAAAACGTTCCGGATTGTTGTGCGTTGATGGCCCTTACTGTGCAAAGTTCTTTTCAAGATGGAGAGCGACTTTTTCAAGATGCCACATAGGCGTTGAGGTGGCGCCGCATACGCCCACCGTCGCCACAGCCCTGCCGTCACTGTTGCGTAACCATCTCTCCTCAATCTCCTCAATCTCTTCGATAAAATAGCTCCGGGGATTTGCCTCCTTGCAGATATGGTAGAGTACCTGCCCGTTAGAACTTTTTTTCCCGGCCACAAAAATGACAACATCATTGGCAAGGGAAAAGTCATGCAACTTCTGGTTTCGACTCGATACCTGGCGGCAGATGGTATCTTTGAAGAGCAGCGAAGGCATGGAGAGCACTCCGGTCATCGCGGCAGTGATATCGATATCGCGAATGGCCATCCATGCGCTCTTTTCACTGGAGAGGTATTGAGCGAAACGTGCCTCAAGAAGCGCTTTCAGCTCGTAAAATCCCGGAACATCCATGGTGGTCTGAGAGATGAGCGCACTTTTTTTTGCGAGGTCAAGTCCCTTTAACTCATCAGGATCACTGAGATCAGCATGTTTGATAATGACAGCCTGGTTGTTGCATTGGCCGTTGATACCGATAACTTCCGGATGGCTCTGTTTGCCATAGATGATAATCTGGTAACCCAGCTCAAAAAGTAATCTTGTTGTGCGTTGCAGTCGGGAGACGACCGGGCAGGTGGTGTCGGTAACCGTCAGATTATTTTCACGCGCAATCCTGTAGGTTGAGGGAGGCTCTCCATGTGCCCTGATAAGGACGTGAGCATCTCTGAGCTCCCTGAAAGCCCTTTCATCAACGGTTACAAGGCCGAGAGCTTCAAGCCGTTTCACCTCGACCTCATTATGGACAATATCACCGAAAGAGTATAATCCACCCTCCTGCTGGAGCTTTTCTTCGGCGGCATAGATAGTTCCCTGAACTCCAATGCAGAAGCCTGATGAAGTTCTGTCGAGGTTTATGTTCACGCTGTGCACACATTAAATGATCAATAGGGAGAAGTCAAAAGTAACAAGTATGAAGGCAAAAGGCAAAAGCGATCTGCTATACTTCCACCAGTTCAACATCGGGCAATTCGGAGCCCATGAAGAGCTGGTAG
The DNA window shown above is from Pelodictyon phaeoclathratiforme BU-1 and carries:
- a CDS encoding tetratricopeptide repeat protein, whose product is MELSTLPSWLKAAPQEHCRAPRASPDTNRAHSLAIATAGPIDKKKVLFRFFFSQTLRILKRPGSSGVRIINIFQATLSLLYMCVFGCNGLTPCQSPEGSSQKAPSSLFTSGVILAIFVRLFIFFTIECNETLHAAVNSDADRLYSAKSYEQEIIKAKKALEVSDSSLAQTDLTLCLNNLAALYFVEGRYAEAEPLYLRALDIRTKLLGPDHADVAVSLNNLAMLYNAEGKYAEAEPLLTRALAIQERMFGSLNAEFALILNNMSELYYMQGHYAEAESLCKRSLAIREQLFGENHPDIAQSLNNLARVFYDRGRYAEAEPLYLRALDIWENNPGSAEPDAARALNNLSELYRSEGRYAEAEPLSLRALALRERAFGLEHPLVATNLNNLALLYNNQGRYAKAEPLCRRALAIREKLLGPLHPEVATSLSNLALICKSEGKYAEALPLSMRALAIREKNFGLQHPYVAKSMHNLAELYVSMGRMAEALPLHEVALATLTKLLGTEHHDTGLSMNHLAGLYFTLGQYQKAEPLYRQALAIHDKLVGPLHPDHPEVATTLNNLAELMRIQGRYAEADSCNRRALAMRERLFGPEHPDVALSLCNTGVLKKNQGKYAEAAPLFIRSLKIREKLFGAVHPDVATSLSNLAALYKSEGRYAEALPLSQRALAIRKKVLTPEHPDLATSLNNLGVLYTILGKYTQAEALLTRSLALREKLFAPLHPDIATSLNNMAELFRIQARYREAAPLYRRSLDIREKLFPPLHPDIALTLNNFALLYSDQGEYAVAEPLYLRALDITKRLFGPKSLDTAISMNNLAALYSAGGRHAEAAPLYSDAMAIMENVDATHHDSHMVALNNHAEGYLASKDDHEAEDCVKRSLAIREKNFGTLHPSVATCLNNLAVILDAKGQHAEAEPLYLRSIAIVECALSPDHPVIAQILQNLALLYRKTGRDGAAGELEKRALLITGKTR
- a CDS encoding FAD-dependent oxidoreductase; translated protein: MKQLSLIIDQQAVTTAQGTSILEAAAEAGITIPTLCFLNSLHETGSCWMCIVEIKGKNRFVPACDTLASEGMVIETDNAEISAMRRQSLERIIEEHGGDCMGPCELSCPAGCNIPDFVAAIARHDEREAIRIIKQSIPLPGILGRICPAPCEDECRRHGVDQPVSICALKRYAADRDSAQPERFIPEIAPKTGKKVAIVGAGAAGLSAAWFLLSKGHGVTILESSEEAGGMLRYGIPRFRLPETVIDSDIAPLLEMGLEFRFNTTFGQEVTLETLQAQFDAVFLAIGAQKASKMHIAGEDEPGVTSGIAFLRRVALDDQPHLEGRVVVTGGGNTAIDAARSAMRLGASTVTILYRRSRKEMPANASEIDEALSEGISLVEWAAPTAIRRLNDALEITAIMMKPGAPDQSGRRRPVPVEGSEFTIMADTVISAIGQQIDRSVADHAGIGSTEHGEVLVHPETLQSARPWLFAGGDCVTGADTAIQAVEQGKRAAYAINLFLGDEAVTVPKASFNSSYGARDEAPGAFYDKAEPAERVALAELLPTDRTNSFCEVVTGYTETQAREEALRCLQCRCNAVNDCRLRVLASRYLPVEAAQKHDHQGFYRAENADMGMEREKCVDCGICVRMLEEFDGAIDIAVMAESCPTGALSRPPGLS
- a CDS encoding 4-hydroxy-3-methylbut-2-enyl diphosphate reductase: MNINLDRTSSGFCIGVQGTIYAAEEKLQQEGGLYSFGDIVHNEVEVKRLEALGLVTVDERAFRELRDAHVLIRAHGEPPSTYRIARENNLTVTDTTCPVVSRLQRTTRLLFELGYQIIIYGKQSHPEVIGINGQCNNQAVIIKHADLSDPDELKGLDLAKKSALISQTTMDVPGFYELKALLEARFAQYLSSEKSAWMAIRDIDITAAMTGVLSMPSLLFKDTICRQVSSRNQKLHDFSLANDVVIFVAGKKSSNGQVLYHICKEANPRSYFIEEIEEIEERWLRNSDGRAVATVGVCGATSTPMWHLEKVALHLEKNFAQ